In Pseudomonadota bacterium, the following proteins share a genomic window:
- a CDS encoding 4Fe-4S dicluster domain-containing protein has product CVRVCSEIVEANALTFNGRGEKRGVGAPYLEQPQACIACGACAWVCPTGCIGFVEEDGMRKVLKWKRELPMAKDEQGRPFAPQFQLHHFKQRAKAIKADFYKKAPGDR; this is encoded by the coding sequence TGCGTCCGCGTCTGCTCCGAGATCGTCGAGGCGAACGCGCTGACGTTCAACGGCCGCGGCGAGAAGCGCGGGGTCGGCGCGCCGTACCTCGAGCAGCCGCAGGCCTGCATCGCTTGCGGCGCCTGCGCGTGGGTCTGCCCGACGGGCTGCATCGGCTTCGTCGAGGAGGACGGGATGCGCAAGGTGCTGAAGTGGAAGCGCGAGCTGCCCATGGCCAAGGACGAGCAGGGCCGCCCGTTCGCGCCGCAGTTCCAGCTGCACCACTTCAAGCAGCGCGCCAAGGCGATCAAGGCCGACTTCTACAAGAAAGCACCGGGAGATCGCTGA